The following are from one region of the bacterium genome:
- a CDS encoding efflux RND transporter periplasmic adaptor subunit, producing the protein MHKFIVRICFAVVGLALLLILYSCGKSEKSKKPKNPEMVPVTVATVIRKDVPLQRNTIGSVESYSTISVVPQVGGTLFQVKFQEGQEVKKGDLLFIIDPEPYQLALKQAEAELERSIAQHAQTEANYIRDSVQFENAKVELNRAAELLEAGVITQAEYDQTKTNVESLLATLQADRAAIKTSEATINAARSAVENAKIQLGYCYVRSPISGRTGSLLINQGSVVKANDKPVVAINQVNPIYVSFALPEQDLSQLKKYMRLKQLNVEAVIQNEAKHRVPGTLSFLDNAIDRTTGTIRLKAIFPNADHRLWPGQFVDVILTLTTELNMVVVPNEAIQTGPEGQFVYIVKSDNTVELRPIVVRRRYGSESVVEQGVQPGEIVVTDGQLRLTPGAKIEIKK; encoded by the coding sequence ATGCATAAATTCATAGTACGGATATGCTTTGCAGTCGTTGGGTTAGCTCTCCTTTTGATTTTATACTCTTGTGGTAAATCAGAAAAATCGAAAAAACCAAAAAATCCTGAAATGGTGCCGGTAACTGTAGCTACGGTTATCCGAAAAGATGTTCCGCTGCAACGAAATACAATTGGAAGTGTAGAATCATATTCAACGATATCCGTTGTTCCCCAAGTTGGTGGGACATTATTCCAGGTGAAATTTCAAGAAGGGCAAGAGGTTAAAAAAGGTGACCTATTATTTATCATTGACCCTGAACCGTATCAACTTGCGCTGAAACAAGCTGAAGCTGAACTTGAACGAAGTATTGCACAACATGCGCAAACGGAAGCGAATTATATTCGGGACTCGGTGCAATTTGAGAATGCGAAGGTTGAACTCAATCGAGCGGCGGAATTATTGGAAGCCGGTGTGATTACCCAAGCAGAGTATGACCAGACGAAAACCAACGTAGAATCATTATTAGCAACATTGCAAGCCGACCGTGCTGCGATTAAGACTTCAGAAGCGACGATTAACGCAGCTCGGTCAGCAGTAGAAAATGCGAAAATCCAACTCGGATATTGTTATGTTCGTTCGCCAATCTCCGGTCGCACCGGTAGTCTTTTAATCAATCAGGGTTCGGTTGTAAAAGCCAATGATAAACCAGTTGTAGCTATCAATCAGGTGAATCCGATATATGTTTCGTTCGCTCTTCCGGAACAGGATTTATCGCAATTGAAAAAATATATGCGATTAAAACAGCTGAACGTAGAAGCAGTTATCCAAAACGAAGCGAAGCATCGGGTACCCGGAACGTTAAGTTTCCTTGATAATGCGATTGACCGAACAACGGGAACGATTCGGTTGAAAGCGATATTTCCAAATGCTGACCACCGCCTTTGGCCTGGGCAGTTTGTTGATGTAATTCTAACACTGACAACGGAGTTAAATATGGTAGTGGTTCCGAACGAAGCGATTCAAACTGGTCCAGAAGGGCAATTTGTTTATATTGTTAAGTCGGATAATACGGTTGAATTACGGCCGATAGTCGTCCGACGGCGATATGGTTCGGAATCGGTTGTTGAACAAGGAGTACAACCGGGGGAAATTGTAGTAACTGATGGGCAGTTACGACTCACACCTGGCGCGAAAATAGAAATAAAAAAATAA
- a CDS encoding TolC family protein: MVDNLKLLVKRCTGELTLVLIFLFGSFGYSAENLPTSFTLDQAISYALEHNLEFQKQREAVLAAKAQFQQTRSTSLPQLDLTAVGEHLDSIAGNAGRTGDRAYSAFQAAQSLDLFHKQNYLQSIARYNIQVQEMELAQSKLTITYDVTAAFYAILLQEELVKVNESAVVTAQEHLQTAQIRFDKGVNTLADVARAKVDLANRKPALISARNTLIKSRQNFNQLLNLPPNTPLTLIGTLEEPIELPEFENAWNLAQENRPDIKSLLLSVKLYEMNLRYKKSLYFPDITLGAEYSIEHTEYDGVQANDIQDWSVNLKFNLPILDGGYIAGQIREATAKLNQAKLAYAQGVTAAQTEVEQALLELNQQKELILASKEAVELAKLSLSMAQKSFAVGRATSLEVSDAELSLTTAQTNYATAVYNYIVAIAKLKKVMGIDTGKANVQIQSQSSK; encoded by the coding sequence ATGGTAGATAATCTGAAATTGTTAGTGAAACGTTGTACTGGAGAATTAACCTTGGTGCTGATTTTTTTATTTGGAAGTTTTGGGTATAGTGCGGAAAACTTACCGACTTCGTTTACCCTAGACCAAGCAATTTCCTATGCACTTGAGCATAATTTGGAGTTTCAGAAGCAGCGCGAAGCGGTGCTTGCGGCTAAAGCGCAATTTCAGCAAACTCGGTCAACATCTTTACCACAACTAGATTTAACTGCGGTAGGTGAACATTTGGATAGCATCGCCGGGAATGCTGGAAGAACCGGTGATCGAGCGTACTCTGCATTCCAAGCGGCGCAATCGCTTGATTTGTTCCACAAACAGAATTATTTGCAATCTATCGCGCGATACAACATCCAAGTACAAGAAATGGAATTAGCCCAATCGAAACTAACCATTACCTATGACGTTACCGCTGCATTTTATGCAATCCTCCTTCAAGAAGAATTGGTTAAAGTAAACGAATCTGCGGTTGTAACCGCACAAGAACATCTTCAAACAGCACAAATCCGGTTTGATAAAGGAGTTAATACCTTAGCTGACGTCGCGCGCGCGAAAGTAGATTTAGCAAATCGGAAACCTGCGTTGATTTCCGCAAGAAATACGTTAATTAAATCTCGCCAAAACTTCAATCAATTATTGAATCTTCCCCCAAATACTCCACTTACATTAATTGGGACATTAGAAGAACCGATAGAACTTCCTGAGTTTGAAAACGCATGGAATCTAGCCCAGGAGAACCGTCCGGATATAAAAAGCCTATTGCTAAGCGTAAAACTTTATGAAATGAATCTACGGTATAAAAAATCGTTATATTTCCCTGATATAACTCTTGGTGCCGAATATTCAATTGAACATACCGAATATGATGGCGTACAAGCGAATGATATCCAGGATTGGTCAGTAAATCTGAAATTCAATCTACCGATTCTCGATGGTGGGTATATCGCCGGACAGATTCGAGAAGCAACCGCAAAACTCAATCAAGCGAAATTAGCGTATGCCCAAGGAGTAACCGCTGCACAAACTGAAGTTGAACAAGCGCTCCTAGAATTGAATCAGCAGAAAGAATTGATTCTCGCTTCAAAAGAAGCAGTCGAATTAGCAAAATTATCGCTTTCAATGGCGCAGAAAAGTTTTGCGGTCGGCCGGGCAACAAGTTTGGAAGTATCGGATGCAGAATTATCCTTAACAACCGCCCAAACGAATTATGCAACTGCGGTCTATAATTACATTGTAGCAATCGCCAAGTTGAAAAAAGTAATGGGAATCGATACGGGCAAAGCAAATGTCCAAATCCAATCGCAAAGTTCTAAATGA
- the lysS gene encoding lysine--tRNA ligase: MSISDIYQKKLQLWQNWGIDPYVHKYDRSHTARDIINSAQEFEQSGATVSVAGRLLTFRTHGKSCFGHILDSSGKIQIYARFDDLGELQYHQFKHLDLGDIIGVKGTVFKTHTGEITIRVSSYTLLAKALLPLPEKWHGLKDIETRYRQRYLDLICNESVRQTFLIRTKIIAAIREFLDTRGYLEVETPMMQPLFGGATAKPFKTFHNALSLPLYLRIAPELYLKRLVVGGFEKVYEINRNFRNEGISTKHNPEFTMLELYTAYFDYNDTMDLTETMVKFVCQKVHGTLQITYQGKPVDLASSWERLTILEAIQKYTGIAFDWKENIESVKQKALPLCGIPTELKTTDEIILHVFEETVEKKLICPTFIKDYPASLSPLAKAHDANPHIAERFELYIAGQELGNAYSEQNDPILQRKAFEDQIAAHPGSEEIEPVIDEDYLRALEHGMPPTSGLGIGIDRLVMLLTDSASIRDVILFPLLKPESYEPDNR; encoded by the coding sequence ATGAGCATAAGTGATATATATCAAAAAAAATTGCAGTTATGGCAGAATTGGGGCATTGATCCCTATGTACATAAGTATGACCGCAGTCATACCGCACGAGACATTATTAATAGCGCACAAGAATTCGAACAGTCCGGCGCCACAGTTTCAGTTGCCGGTCGATTACTCACTTTCCGGACACATGGGAAAAGTTGTTTCGGTCATATTCTGGATAGTTCTGGTAAAATCCAGATTTATGCCCGATTCGATGACCTCGGTGAACTGCAATATCATCAGTTTAAACATCTCGATCTCGGCGATATTATTGGCGTAAAAGGAACGGTATTTAAAACCCATACTGGGGAAATAACGATTCGCGTTAGTTCCTATACGCTCCTCGCAAAAGCATTACTACCGTTACCTGAAAAATGGCACGGATTGAAAGATATTGAAACCCGGTATCGACAGCGATATCTCGATTTAATTTGTAATGAATCGGTCAGACAGACTTTTTTAATCAGAACGAAAATTATTGCCGCAATCCGAGAATTCCTCGATACCCGTGGCTATCTTGAAGTAGAAACTCCGATGATGCAACCACTTTTCGGCGGTGCCACCGCTAAACCGTTCAAAACGTTTCATAACGCATTATCGTTACCGCTCTATCTGCGGATAGCACCGGAATTATATCTCAAGCGGCTGGTAGTGGGTGGATTTGAAAAAGTATACGAAATCAACCGCAATTTCCGGAACGAAGGAATATCAACGAAACATAATCCTGAGTTTACCATGCTTGAACTCTACACGGCATATTTCGACTATAATGATACAATGGATTTAACGGAAACGATGGTTAAGTTTGTTTGCCAGAAAGTGCATGGTACACTCCAAATAACGTATCAAGGAAAACCAGTTGATTTAGCGTCGAGTTGGGAACGATTAACGATTCTGGAAGCAATCCAGAAATATACCGGTATTGCTTTTGATTGGAAAGAAAATATTGAATCGGTTAAACAAAAAGCTCTTCCACTTTGCGGAATCCCAACCGAATTAAAAACAACCGATGAAATTATTCTACATGTTTTTGAAGAAACGGTTGAAAAAAAACTCATTTGTCCGACATTTATTAAGGATTATCCGGCGTCATTATCTCCATTGGCAAAAGCCCACGATGCCAACCCGCATATTGCAGAACGATTTGAACTATATATTGCTGGCCAGGAATTGGGAAATGCCTATTCGGAACAGAACGACCCTATTCTACAACGAAAAGCGTTTGAAGACCAAATTGCTGCACATCCAGGAAGTGAAGAAATTGAACCGGTTATTGATGAAGATTATCTTCGCGCATTAGAACATGGGATGCCACCAACAAGTGGGCTTGGTATCGGGATTGACCGACTGGTAATGCTATTGACTGATAGCGCATCGATTCGAGATGTGATTCTATTCCCCTTACTTAAACCAGAATCATACGAACCGGACAATCGGTGA
- a CDS encoding GuaB3 family IMP dehydrogenase-related protein has translation MGEFIGRGRKARRAYGFDEIALAPGVLTINPDEVDISFTIRDKTFEIPIIAAAMDGVVDTKFAIEMGKLGGLAVLNLEGIQTRYRNPEEVIDRFLKAEPEQATELVQEIYREPIKEELIVERIQEIKKANVPAVVSAIPQRAERFGKIAQEAGADMFVVQSTVATVRHISTKYPVLDIAKFCKEMKIPVIVGNCVTYEAALELIATGIDALLVGVGPGAACTTRGVLGIGVPQVTATADCAAARDFYFQRYGKYVPIITDGGMNVGGDICKAFACGADAVMIGSAFAKAKEAPGKGYHWGMATPHQNLPRGTRIYVGVTGTLEEILYGPARLDDGSQNLVGALRTAMGNVGARNIREMHLTELVIAPAIKTEGKIFQKAQRVGMGK, from the coding sequence ATGGGTGAATTTATTGGTCGAGGAAGAAAAGCGCGACGCGCATATGGTTTTGACGAAATTGCGTTAGCGCCTGGTGTATTAACCATCAATCCGGATGAAGTAGATATTTCATTTACAATCCGGGATAAAACATTTGAAATACCCATTATTGCGGCTGCGATGGATGGCGTTGTAGATACTAAATTCGCAATTGAAATGGGAAAGCTAGGTGGATTAGCGGTTTTGAATTTGGAAGGTATCCAAACCCGATATCGTAATCCGGAGGAAGTAATTGACCGATTTCTTAAAGCGGAACCCGAACAAGCAACAGAGCTGGTGCAAGAGATATATCGTGAGCCAATCAAAGAAGAATTGATTGTTGAACGAATCCAGGAGATAAAAAAAGCAAATGTTCCCGCCGTGGTTTCAGCAATTCCACAACGCGCAGAACGGTTCGGTAAAATTGCACAAGAGGCTGGTGCAGATATGTTCGTTGTTCAATCTACGGTCGCTACGGTTCGGCATATTTCCACTAAATATCCAGTATTAGATATAGCGAAATTCTGTAAAGAAATGAAAATCCCGGTTATCGTAGGTAACTGTGTAACCTATGAAGCAGCGTTAGAATTGATTGCTACTGGAATTGATGCATTACTGGTTGGAGTTGGTCCGGGAGCAGCGTGTACTACCCGAGGAGTTCTCGGCATTGGGGTTCCGCAAGTTACCGCTACTGCGGATTGTGCTGCTGCGCGCGACTTTTATTTCCAACGGTATGGAAAGTATGTTCCGATAATTACTGATGGTGGGATGAATGTTGGTGGGGATATTTGTAAAGCGTTTGCTTGTGGCGCTGATGCGGTGATGATTGGGTCAGCGTTTGCAAAAGCAAAAGAAGCGCCAGGAAAAGGTTATCATTGGGGAATGGCGACTCCGCATCAGAATCTCCCACGTGGAACTCGTATCTATGTGGGAGTAACCGGTACTTTAGAAGAAATTCTTTATGGTCCAGCACGATTAGATGATGGGTCGCAAAACCTGGTTGGTGCTTTACGTACCGCTATGGGGAATGTTGGCGCTCGAAATATCCGCGAAATGCATTTAACTGAACTGGTTATTGCACCGGCAATTAAAACGGAAGGGAAAATTTTTCAGAAAGCACAACGAGTCGGAATGGGTAAGTAA